One genomic region from Bacillota bacterium encodes:
- a CDS encoding tryptophanase, which produces MKRPLPQAEPFRIKVVEPVSMTTREERAAKIEASGFNLFGLKSTDVYIDLLTDSGTSAMSDNQWAGMMLGDEAYAGSKNYYNLLAAVDDVMGFPHVVPTHQGRAAENLLLYVMLREGNFVPNNMHFDTTKAHVLHKRGVPVDLVRSEAFDPTSEYPFKGDMDLGKLEDFLLEHGDQVPLVLLTVTCNSGGGQPVSMANIRGVSSIAKKYNKPFFIDACRFAENAFFIKQREAGFAEKTIAEIVREMFSYADGCTMSAKKDALVNIGGFLAMRDLKLYQETSGLAVLFEGFPTYGGLAGRDMEALARGLREVIDGDYLAYRVGQVKYLGDLLVNYGVPIIMPVGGHAVYLDAKRFLPHLPQGQFPAQALGVELYIEGGVRGVEIGTCLSGRNPKTGDHDYPKLEMLRLTIPRRVYTDRHMDVIAVACANVWDRRAEITGLEFTYEAPILRHFTARFKRLG; this is translated from the coding sequence ATGAAAAGACCATTACCCCAAGCCGAACCTTTTCGCATCAAAGTAGTAGAGCCAGTGAGCATGACCACCCGTGAGGAGAGAGCCGCAAAAATAGAGGCCTCTGGTTTTAACCTCTTTGGTCTCAAATCTACGGATGTCTATATCGATTTGCTCACCGACAGTGGCACCTCGGCCATGAGCGACAACCAGTGGGCTGGCATGATGCTAGGCGACGAAGCCTATGCTGGCAGCAAGAATTACTACAATTTACTCGCAGCTGTAGACGATGTGATGGGCTTTCCGCATGTGGTGCCTACCCACCAGGGGCGCGCGGCCGAAAATTTGCTCCTCTATGTCATGTTGCGCGAAGGCAATTTTGTTCCGAACAATATGCATTTTGACACTACCAAGGCGCATGTACTACATAAGCGCGGGGTGCCAGTGGATCTAGTGCGGAGCGAGGCTTTTGACCCCACCTCGGAGTATCCTTTTAAGGGAGATATGGACTTAGGCAAGCTAGAGGACTTTTTACTTGAGCACGGCGATCAAGTGCCCTTGGTGCTCCTCACCGTTACTTGTAACAGCGGTGGGGGACAGCCTGTCTCTATGGCCAATATTCGCGGGGTAAGTAGCATTGCCAAGAAGTATAACAAGCCCTTTTTTATCGATGCCTGTCGCTTCGCGGAAAATGCCTTCTTTATTAAACAGCGCGAGGCTGGGTTTGCCGAAAAAACAATCGCCGAAATCGTGCGCGAGATGTTCTCCTATGCCGATGGTTGTACCATGAGCGCCAAAAAGGACGCCTTGGTAAATATCGGAGGCTTCCTGGCCATGCGCGATCTCAAGCTGTACCAGGAAACGAGCGGCTTGGCGGTACTCTTTGAGGGCTTCCCCACCTATGGCGGCTTAGCGGGGCGCGACATGGAAGCCTTAGCGCGAGGGCTCCGCGAAGTTATTGACGGTGACTACCTGGCTTACCGAGTGGGGCAGGTCAAGTACCTCGGCGACTTGCTAGTCAACTATGGTGTACCCATCATCATGCCGGTCGGGGGGCATGCCGTCTATCTTGATGCCAAACGCTTCTTGCCGCATCTACCGCAAGGGCAGTTTCCCGCCCAAGCACTAGGCGTAGAGTTATATATTGAAGGCGGCGTGCGCGGGGTTGAAATAGGCACTTGTCTTTCAGGGCGTAACCCCAAGACAGGAGATCATGACTACCCCAAGCTAGAGATGCTGCGCCTTACCATCCCGCGGCGAGTTTATACAGACCGACACATGGATGTTATTGCGGTAGCCTGCGCCAATGTGTGGGATCGCCGGGCTGAAATTACGGGGCTAGAGTTCACCTATGAAGCCCCCATCCTTCGTCACTTTACGGCCAGATTTAAGCGTCTTGGCTAA
- a CDS encoding transposase has protein sequence MPRQARRVNPQGYYHVMMRGNNRHPIFGRPDDKAYYLKVLQEHCCEDTLAIVAYCLMDNHVHLVLHAASDAFSRALSRTNLKFALRYNTRQKHCGHVFQDRFRSEIIDEPRYLLAAIRYVHNNPVKAKLVNAPRDYRWSSYQEYVSESTIIDKELMVSVLAEYFNGDVSKFIAFHRQHDEHEFLEDRVDLELQRLERGQRVLLAFCESYGIENPKEAYRNPELLATLTHYLIENSRLSHRQVAELLGVSSSRIHRVASRQ, from the coding sequence ATGCCAAGACAGGCGAGAAGGGTTAATCCACAGGGATACTATCACGTGATGATGCGGGGCAATAATCGGCACCCCATTTTCGGTAGGCCCGATGATAAGGCGTATTATCTCAAGGTTTTGCAGGAGCATTGTTGCGAAGACACCTTAGCCATTGTGGCTTACTGCCTTATGGACAATCACGTGCACCTAGTTTTGCATGCCGCAAGTGATGCTTTTAGCAGAGCGTTGAGCCGCACCAATCTTAAATTCGCTCTGCGTTACAACACACGACAGAAGCATTGTGGGCATGTGTTCCAAGACAGATTTAGGAGCGAGATCATCGATGAGCCTCGCTACTTGCTGGCGGCCATCAGGTATGTGCACAATAATCCCGTCAAGGCAAAGCTCGTCAATGCCCCTAGGGACTACAGGTGGAGCAGCTATCAAGAGTACGTGAGCGAAAGCACAATCATAGATAAAGAGTTAATGGTAAGCGTGCTGGCAGAATATTTTAATGGGGATGTCAGCAAGTTCATCGCTTTTCATCGGCAACATGACGAGCATGAGTTTTTGGAGGACAGAGTCGACTTAGAGTTGCAGCGCCTAGAGCGTGGTCAGCGTGTTCTTTTAGCGTTTTGTGAGTCATATGGTATCGAGAATCCTAAGGAGGCCTATCGCAATCCCGAATTGTTGGCGACTTTGACGCATTATCTGATTGAGAACAGCCGATTAAGTCATAGACAGGTAGCGGAGTTGCTAGGCGTTAGCAGTAGCCGAATACACAGAGTAGCTTCGCGACAATGA
- a CDS encoding phosphatase: MELARRDCVFKADTHMHTIASGHACGTIWEMAKAASSKDLELIIITDHGPALPGGPHKYYFSTLAWLPPVIEGVEVLRGVEANIIDAQGTLDLEDHFLSMLDWVAVGLHDDCFAPGSRDENTAALLSVIRSGRADVIVHPGNPRFPIHHRAFVAALADAGMAMEMNNSSLVSPFRRGSEVNCEELGKLAIEYGVPIVLGSDAHTPWQVGEINHAYKLAASCGIQPEQILNFTADGVRKFLAKRGKKRFLTAPAE; the protein is encoded by the coding sequence ATGGAATTAGCGAGGAGGGATTGCGTGTTTAAGGCCGATACTCATATGCATACTATTGCTAGTGGACATGCTTGCGGCACAATCTGGGAGATGGCCAAGGCTGCTAGCAGTAAGGATTTAGAGCTCATTATCATCACGGATCATGGGCCGGCCTTGCCGGGTGGCCCCCACAAGTATTACTTCAGCACTCTAGCGTGGCTGCCGCCTGTTATTGAAGGAGTGGAGGTGCTGCGGGGAGTTGAAGCCAATATCATTGATGCGCAGGGAACTCTAGATCTCGAAGATCACTTTCTCTCCATGCTCGACTGGGTCGCAGTAGGCCTGCATGACGACTGCTTCGCACCAGGGTCGCGCGATGAGAACACCGCAGCCCTCCTCTCAGTTATACGCTCTGGGCGGGCAGATGTGATTGTCCACCCTGGTAATCCGCGTTTCCCCATTCATCATCGTGCTTTCGTGGCCGCGCTGGCTGACGCTGGCATGGCCATGGAGATGAATAACTCCTCGCTAGTATCACCCTTCCGCCGCGGGAGCGAAGTCAACTGCGAAGAATTGGGCAAATTAGCCATAGAATATGGCGTGCCCATTGTTCTCGGCAGCGACGCACACACGCCCTGGCAGGTGGGGGAAATCAATCATGCCTACAAACTAGCCGCAAGTTGTGGCATACAGCCTGAGCAGATTCTTAACTTCACCGCCGATGGCGTGCGCAAGTTCTTGGCTAAGCGCGGCAAAAAGAGATTCCTCACTGCGCCAGCAGAGTAG
- a CDS encoding TAXI family TRAP transporter solute-binding subunit, translating into MKRILLTALALVLSLSVVLTGCQPQQQFLTIATGSTAGVYFPLGGGLAKILNENIRGMEATVRSTGASVANVNLLAEKQVELAFIQNDIAHYGFTGSEMFTDKKNDQLRGIATIYPEVIQLVVTEASGIRSVADLKGKRVALGAAGSGVEANSRQILEAFGVKHADLNRADFLSFAEASTNMRDGHLDAAFVTSGFPTAAVTEMATSINVRLISITGPEVQALQAKYPFYQVLKIPAGTYRGQTEEVTTIAVKAMLVVRADLSERLVYDITKALFDNLATFGAAHVRGKDLTLATARENMPIPLHPGAERFYRERR; encoded by the coding sequence ATGAAACGCATTTTACTTACTGCCCTAGCCCTAGTGCTCTCGCTTTCAGTGGTGCTCACCGGCTGTCAGCCACAACAGCAGTTCCTCACCATTGCCACAGGAAGCACCGCCGGAGTATACTTCCCACTCGGCGGCGGCTTAGCCAAAATTCTCAATGAGAACATACGCGGCATGGAAGCCACGGTGCGCTCCACCGGCGCCTCGGTAGCCAATGTCAATCTTCTGGCCGAGAAACAAGTTGAACTAGCTTTCATACAAAATGATATTGCTCACTATGGTTTTACAGGCAGCGAAATGTTCACCGACAAGAAGAACGACCAACTGCGCGGCATCGCCACCATCTATCCGGAAGTTATTCAGCTTGTCGTCACTGAGGCGTCCGGCATTAGGTCGGTGGCTGACCTCAAGGGCAAGAGAGTGGCCTTAGGAGCAGCGGGCAGTGGTGTTGAGGCCAACTCACGCCAAATTCTCGAAGCCTTTGGCGTCAAACACGCTGACTTAAATAGAGCCGATTTTCTCTCCTTTGCCGAAGCTAGTACCAATATGCGTGACGGCCATCTCGACGCCGCTTTTGTGACTTCTGGCTTTCCCACTGCGGCTGTGACCGAAATGGCAACTTCTATCAACGTCAGACTAATATCTATCACCGGACCCGAAGTGCAAGCCTTGCAGGCGAAGTACCCTTTCTACCAAGTGCTTAAGATACCTGCGGGCACCTACAGAGGCCAGACCGAGGAGGTCACCACTATTGCCGTTAAGGCCATGCTGGTTGTCCGGGCTGATCTTAGCGAGAGATTAGTTTATGACATAACCAAAGCCCTGTTTGATAATCTCGCTACCTTTGGAGCCGCCCATGTGCGCGGCAAAGACCTCACTCTGGCTACCGCCCGCGAAAATATGCCTATACCGCTTCATCCCGGAGCAGAGAGATTCTACAGGGAAAGACGCTAG
- a CDS encoding TRAP transporter permease gives MSSTDKPTSVVAAENVDVEALLEKFDSESNYRKLAGFVGLLVAAIAIAMSLFHYYTAGFGILLAMQQRAVHLIFVMVLAFLLWPASKKLSRFRLPWYDVLLALAGLGVGAYILLNYHALLLRAGIPTPLDVAVGILAIALVLEITRRTIGPELPIVAVVFLVYANLGPYFPSPLGHRGYSIRSIVEHIFLTTEGIYGTPLGVSSTFVFLFILYGAFLEKTGVGQFFIDLAFAATGHMRGGPAKTAVLASGLMGSISGSSVANTVTTGAFTIPAMKRVGYSPEFAGAVEAAASTGGQIMPPVMGAAAFIMSEMTGIPYLQIVKAATIPAILYYLAVATMVHFEALKKGLVGLPKALLPDPRATLKRGWHLLIPLIAILYFLMAGRSPFRAAFYSINIAVVVAVIGAYIKRERPLGIRDILKALENGARSAVGVASACACAGIIVGVVTLTGLGLKFSSLVLSVGDGNMLLTLFMTMIASLILGMGLPTTAKYIVLATMAAPALVALGVPLIAAHLFILYFGVVADITPPVALAAYAGAGIAGGNAMKTGVLALKLALAGFLIPYMFTLSPALLLIDVTWIEAVHNIVTACIGIVALAGGVQNFFLTDTRLTERALLFISAFALIDPGLLTDFIGITSLALVYFLQKARLQKSCLENSGLTPPQNAN, from the coding sequence TTGAGTAGCACTGACAAGCCCACCAGCGTAGTCGCAGCGGAAAATGTGGATGTAGAAGCACTCTTAGAAAAGTTCGACAGCGAGTCTAACTACCGCAAATTGGCCGGCTTTGTCGGCTTGCTCGTAGCCGCGATTGCCATTGCCATGTCGCTATTTCATTACTACACGGCGGGGTTTGGCATCTTGCTGGCGATGCAGCAGCGTGCTGTGCACTTAATTTTTGTTATGGTCTTGGCTTTTCTCTTGTGGCCTGCGTCAAAGAAGCTGAGTCGTTTCCGTCTGCCCTGGTATGATGTGCTCTTGGCTCTAGCTGGACTTGGGGTGGGCGCCTACATTCTGCTGAATTACCATGCTCTACTGCTTCGCGCTGGCATCCCCACACCGCTCGACGTAGCGGTGGGCATCTTGGCTATTGCGCTCGTCCTCGAGATAACCCGCCGCACCATCGGCCCCGAGCTACCTATCGTGGCAGTCGTCTTCTTGGTTTACGCCAACCTAGGGCCCTACTTTCCGAGCCCTCTCGGACATCGCGGCTACAGCATTAGAAGCATTGTCGAGCACATCTTTCTTACGACGGAGGGCATCTACGGCACACCACTCGGCGTTAGCTCCACCTTCGTCTTTCTCTTTATCCTCTATGGAGCCTTCCTAGAAAAAACCGGCGTGGGGCAATTTTTCATTGACCTTGCCTTTGCCGCAACTGGCCATATGCGGGGCGGGCCTGCCAAGACCGCTGTACTGGCCTCTGGCCTTATGGGCTCTATCTCTGGCTCGTCGGTAGCTAATACCGTCACTACAGGGGCTTTTACTATTCCTGCCATGAAGAGAGTAGGCTACAGCCCTGAATTCGCCGGAGCTGTAGAGGCCGCAGCCTCTACGGGCGGGCAGATTATGCCCCCCGTCATGGGCGCAGCCGCCTTTATAATGTCCGAGATGACCGGCATCCCCTACCTGCAGATTGTCAAGGCGGCGACCATACCCGCCATTCTCTACTATCTAGCGGTAGCCACCATGGTTCACTTCGAAGCACTAAAAAAAGGCCTCGTTGGCCTACCAAAAGCTCTGCTGCCAGACCCTCGAGCCACCCTCAAACGGGGATGGCACTTGCTCATACCCCTCATCGCCATCTTGTATTTTCTTATGGCGGGCCGCTCGCCCTTTAGGGCGGCGTTCTACAGCATCAACATTGCCGTCGTCGTGGCTGTGATTGGAGCTTACATCAAGCGCGAGCGCCCTCTCGGCATCCGTGACATCTTAAAAGCACTTGAGAATGGGGCGCGCAGCGCAGTCGGCGTTGCCTCGGCCTGTGCTTGTGCGGGAATCATCGTTGGCGTGGTCACCTTGACGGGGCTCGGGCTCAAGTTCTCCTCCTTGGTCTTATCTGTTGGCGATGGAAACATGCTCTTGACTCTGTTCATGACCATGATTGCCTCACTGATCCTAGGGATGGGGCTACCGACCACCGCGAAGTACATTGTTCTAGCCACGATGGCGGCCCCAGCACTGGTAGCACTCGGAGTTCCTTTAATTGCCGCCCATCTCTTTATCCTCTACTTCGGCGTCGTCGCCGACATCACTCCCCCCGTGGCTTTAGCAGCCTATGCCGGGGCTGGCATAGCGGGTGGCAACGCCATGAAAACGGGCGTCTTGGCCCTAAAGTTAGCCCTGGCAGGCTTCTTGATTCCCTACATGTTCACCCTCTCGCCGGCGCTACTACTCATTGATGTCACGTGGATAGAGGCCGTACACAATATCGTCACCGCCTGCATCGGCATAGTGGCCCTAGCAGGAGGCGTACAGAATTTCTTTCTGACAGACACCCGTCTAACAGAGCGCGCCTTGCTTTTCATTTCGGCCTTTGCCCTGATTGACCCAGGCCTCCTGACTGACTTTATCGGCATTACTTCACTTGCTCTCGTCTACTTTCTACAGAAGGCGCGCCTACAGAAGTCATGTCTAGAGAACTCTGGTCTAACTCCGCCGCAAAACGCGAACTAG
- a CDS encoding DUF4349 domain-containing protein, whose product MRRKFILPVALFVVLALAAGVLVSLRNPALPEMSMGRGSEEASPPGVAGKQSVSSDFALTGRSAEIVDRKVVTHASLAVTVPKLDAAQAEVLSLTTELGGYVQSSNFNNHTENQAWNFTLRIPSDKSNEAVRLISALGTVQSSGSNRQDVTEEYMDLEARLTVMRLEETRLLELLRRANTIDDYLKVESHLTRVRIEIEQATGRLKFLTHSVDMATIGLTLTPERGTILPKPVGFAGLGQRLSAAFRQGLNVVVEIVTGALVFVVAALPLFIIIVPLLLIGLVFYRRMSPTKKPPAAS is encoded by the coding sequence ATGAGACGCAAATTTATTTTACCCGTTGCTCTTTTTGTCGTATTGGCCCTCGCAGCTGGGGTCCTAGTCAGTTTGCGCAACCCTGCCCTGCCAGAGATGTCTATGGGCAGAGGGAGCGAAGAGGCGTCACCGCCAGGCGTAGCCGGTAAGCAATCGGTGTCCTCTGATTTTGCCTTAACCGGGCGCAGTGCCGAGATTGTGGACCGCAAAGTAGTCACTCATGCCTCTTTGGCAGTGACAGTGCCCAAACTCGATGCTGCGCAAGCCGAAGTTTTAAGCCTCACCACGGAACTAGGTGGCTATGTGCAGAGCTCAAACTTTAATAATCATACAGAGAACCAAGCCTGGAATTTTACACTACGCATTCCAAGTGACAAGTCGAATGAGGCGGTGAGGCTTATTTCGGCACTCGGCACCGTACAAAGCAGTGGCTCTAATCGTCAGGATGTCACTGAAGAGTACATGGACCTAGAGGCTCGCTTAACCGTCATGCGACTCGAAGAAACTCGACTGCTAGAGCTTCTCCGCCGCGCCAACACCATTGATGACTACCTCAAGGTCGAGAGCCACCTTACGCGCGTGCGCATCGAGATAGAGCAGGCTACGGGTCGTCTTAAGTTCTTAACACATAGCGTCGATATGGCGACCATTGGCTTAACCCTTACTCCCGAGAGAGGCACAATTCTACCTAAGCCCGTCGGGTTTGCCGGTCTAGGACAACGCCTTAGTGCGGCTTTTAGGCAAGGGCTAAACGTGGTGGTAGAAATTGTAACGGGTGCCCTTGTCTTCGTGGTCGCCGCGCTTCCATTGTTCATCATCATCGTGCCCTTGCTCCTCATCGGCCTTGTTTTTTACCGCCGCATGAGCCCCACGAAGAAGCCTCCGGCAGCTTCATAG
- a CDS encoding 5'-methylthioadenosine/adenosylhomocysteine nucleosidase, which produces MTTAIVCAMHSELEVLRSSLDLVPYESSSPFTLYQTREQDIVAMVSGVGKVNAAAALAWLLSRFAIKQVLAVGVAGGIAADLRLGDVVVCSGAIQHDMDATAFGYEVGMVPVLRKKLFAASKDLVREALEAGEKADLGVAVRAGLVLTGDKFVAGREGASLRELFSGDCVDMETAAWAQVAELFQVPWVALRSISDQADGHAPAAFNEFLPLAVANMSAVILAMRAK; this is translated from the coding sequence GTGACTACTGCCATTGTGTGCGCCATGCATTCCGAGTTAGAGGTGCTGCGTTCCTCCTTAGACCTTGTGCCCTATGAAAGCAGCAGCCCTTTCACCCTCTACCAAACACGCGAGCAGGACATTGTAGCCATGGTCAGCGGCGTCGGCAAAGTTAATGCCGCCGCTGCTCTGGCTTGGCTATTGTCTCGCTTTGCTATAAAGCAGGTGCTAGCCGTCGGGGTGGCAGGTGGCATTGCCGCAGATCTTAGGCTAGGCGATGTGGTCGTTTGTAGCGGGGCCATTCAGCATGATATGGATGCCACGGCCTTCGGTTACGAAGTTGGCATGGTGCCTGTCCTGCGCAAGAAACTATTTGCGGCCAGCAAGGACCTAGTGCGCGAAGCACTAGAGGCGGGTGAAAAGGCGGATTTAGGCGTCGCCGTACGTGCGGGCCTCGTACTAACAGGGGACAAGTTTGTGGCCGGCAGAGAAGGGGCTAGCCTGAGGGAACTTTTTAGCGGCGACTGCGTCGACATGGAGACCGCCGCGTGGGCACAAGTTGCCGAGCTCTTCCAGGTGCCCTGGGTGGCACTGCGCAGCATCTCTGACCAAGCCGATGGCCACGCCCCCGCCGCCTTTAACGAATTCCTACCCCTAGCCGTCGCCAACATGAGCGCCGTAATCCTCGCCATGCGAGCGAAGTGA
- a CDS encoding YvcK family protein: MRLWKWLYPGLCIKRWIVLALVGVFFFMTGLGLLWGRELIGFAERQLLFSLGLIFGTPASLYGGISLMASGLLFLLVAVRSIIVTILHTLAPENDHSLIDVLFERRLLQSGPRLVAIGGGTGLSVLLRGLKRYTSNITAVVTVTDDGGSSGRLRSDLGMLPPGDIRNCVLALADTEPLLEQLFQYRFAAGELEGHSFGNLLIAAMTSITGDFQLAIKEFSKVLAVKGRVLPVTTTSVRLAAVLEDGTRVVGESNVGKCKGRIANMVLEPENVAALPEVLQAIHEADAIILGPGSLYTSVVPNLLVQGVSEALQNTSATIIYVSNIMTQPGETTGLTAADHLETVHKFIGKRVVDYCLLNSAPIKPELAAKYSEVDSLPVTTGGARLQQLGSRVMAEDLLDGGGLLRHDPHKLARRIMRVIIDRSLITKRRKR, from the coding sequence GTGCGGCTGTGGAAATGGCTGTATCCCGGCCTGTGCATTAAGCGCTGGATTGTCCTAGCATTGGTGGGGGTCTTCTTTTTTATGACCGGGCTAGGGCTCCTGTGGGGGCGTGAGCTCATTGGCTTTGCGGAACGACAACTCCTTTTTTCTTTAGGACTCATATTCGGCACCCCAGCCTCGCTCTACGGCGGCATCTCCCTCATGGCCAGCGGCCTTCTCTTTCTCTTGGTGGCGGTACGGTCAATTATAGTTACCATCCTGCATACTTTAGCGCCAGAAAACGATCATAGTTTGATCGACGTATTGTTTGAACGCCGCCTCTTGCAGAGCGGGCCGCGATTGGTTGCTATTGGTGGCGGAACGGGGCTGTCTGTGTTGCTGCGCGGACTCAAGCGCTACACGAGCAATATTACGGCCGTAGTCACCGTGACTGATGATGGCGGGAGCTCGGGGAGGCTGCGCAGTGACCTAGGGATGCTGCCGCCGGGGGATATCCGCAACTGCGTCTTGGCCTTAGCTGATACGGAGCCACTCTTAGAGCAGCTCTTCCAGTATCGCTTCGCGGCAGGCGAGCTTGAGGGCCATAGCTTTGGCAATCTTCTTATAGCGGCGATGACCTCCATCACCGGCGACTTTCAGCTAGCCATCAAGGAGTTTAGCAAAGTTCTGGCCGTTAAAGGTCGAGTATTGCCCGTCACCACCACTTCCGTGCGCTTGGCGGCAGTGCTAGAAGACGGTACTAGGGTGGTTGGTGAGAGCAATGTAGGAAAGTGCAAGGGACGCATTGCAAACATGGTGCTCGAGCCCGAAAATGTTGCTGCGTTGCCCGAAGTGCTACAAGCCATCCACGAAGCAGATGCCATCATCCTAGGTCCTGGCTCCCTCTACACCTCAGTGGTGCCCAACTTGCTGGTGCAAGGTGTGAGTGAGGCGCTGCAGAACACCTCTGCCACCATCATTTACGTCTCAAACATCATGACGCAGCCAGGAGAGACAACTGGTTTAACTGCCGCTGACCACTTAGAAACCGTACATAAGTTTATCGGCAAGAGAGTAGTTGACTATTGTTTGCTTAACTCAGCCCCCATTAAGCCAGAGCTAGCTGCTAAGTATAGCGAGGTAGATTCTTTGCCGGTGACTACAGGCGGGGCCCGCCTGCAGCAACTTGGGTCACGGGTGATGGCGGAGGACTTGCTAGATGGAGGAGGGTTACTACGCCACGACCCGCACAAGCTAGCTCGCCGTATTATGCGAGTTATAATCGACCGCTCGCTCATCACCAAGCGACGTAAGCGATAG
- the rapZ gene encoding RNase adapter RapZ, with amino-acid sequence MKHDVKFVIITGLSGAGKSQAVRVLEDADYFCVDNLPPALVPKFVELCTQSGGKIKQAALVMDIRGGEFFNALTEALAYLRHHEWPHEVLFLEASDEALIRRFKETRRRHPLSGDGSILDGIRSERQALQELRGRADKVIDTTHLTPAQLKEEVQSLFLRQGQSPVLLVRVVSFGFKHGLPLDADFVFDCRFLPNPFYITSLKNLTGLDQDVKEYVLKEAASPKYLDMIYQMLEFVIPYCLVEGKMQLVVALGCTGGRHRSVALAESLRDKLMQGRQRTVVEHRHISEGV; translated from the coding sequence TTGAAGCATGATGTTAAGTTTGTCATTATCACCGGGCTCTCGGGGGCAGGCAAGTCACAAGCGGTGCGCGTGCTCGAAGACGCGGACTACTTTTGCGTGGATAATTTGCCGCCCGCCTTGGTGCCTAAGTTTGTCGAGCTCTGTACGCAGTCGGGCGGAAAGATTAAGCAGGCGGCCCTGGTTATGGACATTCGGGGTGGGGAGTTTTTTAACGCCTTGACTGAGGCCTTAGCCTACCTGCGCCATCATGAATGGCCGCATGAAGTGCTTTTTTTGGAAGCATCTGATGAAGCGCTTATTCGTCGTTTCAAGGAAACGCGGCGCCGACACCCGCTCAGTGGCGATGGAAGTATTCTCGATGGTATCAGAAGTGAAAGACAGGCTCTGCAAGAGCTAAGAGGTCGTGCCGACAAGGTTATCGACACGACTCACTTGACGCCAGCCCAGCTCAAAGAAGAAGTACAGTCACTTTTCTTGCGCCAAGGACAGAGTCCTGTTCTCTTGGTCAGAGTAGTATCCTTTGGCTTCAAACACGGGCTCCCCCTCGATGCCGACTTTGTTTTTGACTGCCGTTTCTTGCCCAATCCCTTTTATATCACTTCCCTAAAAAATCTCACTGGTCTTGACCAGGACGTTAAAGAGTATGTTCTCAAAGAGGCAGCCAGCCCCAAGTATCTCGACATGATTTATCAGATGCTAGAGTTTGTTATTCCCTACTGCCTGGTCGAAGGCAAAATGCAACTGGTGGTGGCACTAGGTTGTACGGGGGGCAGGCATCGCTCCGTCGCTCTGGCGGAGAGTTTGCGTGACAAATTGATGCAGGGCCGGCAGCGCACCGTGGTCGAGCACCGACATATCAGCGAGGGGGTGTGA
- a CDS encoding DUF1850 domain-containing protein — protein sequence MPRMAGAPRRGAPSFLPLLGLITFAALFVATLYPSARVLGLEVENRLIWSTPAHCGDEIVFSHLHSVENTPVKEFFSLEGDAFRLVRAETRALGAGLPVPPTGGFALVGGTFVQDFDLRLPQLDFMLTPSTLPALYLAGERIDLSTYPVGTSLSVKIVRRPLLWLRLRRILP from the coding sequence GTGCCGCGAATGGCCGGGGCGCCGCGTCGCGGTGCCCCTTCCTTTTTGCCCTTACTCGGGCTGATTACTTTCGCAGCGCTATTCGTTGCGACACTGTATCCTTCCGCACGCGTACTAGGTTTAGAAGTTGAAAACAGACTTATCTGGAGTACACCGGCCCATTGTGGCGATGAAATCGTCTTTAGTCACCTCCATTCTGTCGAAAATACTCCGGTAAAAGAGTTTTTCAGCCTTGAGGGCGATGCGTTTCGCCTAGTACGGGCCGAAACGCGAGCGCTCGGAGCAGGACTGCCAGTACCGCCTACGGGTGGCTTTGCCTTGGTTGGCGGTACCTTTGTGCAAGACTTTGACCTTAGGCTCCCCCAACTAGACTTCATGCTCACACCAAGCACCCTGCCCGCTCTATACCTTGCCGGCGAAAGAATAGACCTCTCTACATACCCGGTGGGGACTTCACTTAGTGTAAAAATCGTTAGACGCCCCTTACTTTGGCTTCGATTAAGGAGGATACTACCTTGA